From the Thermosynechococcus sp. genome, the window TACACCGGGATGAGTTCCAGTTCCCAGGCCAGGAAAAACACCAGCATATCCTGCACGGCAAAAACAGCAATCTGGCCACCGTACATCGCCAGCATCAAAAAGTAAAACAGCCGCGGTTTCAGGGTCACTGGCCAAGCCGCCAAAATCGCCAGCGTCGTAATAAAGCCCGTGAGTAAAATCAACGGCATTGAGAGCCCATCGGCTCCCACTGACCAGCGCAGGCCAATTTCGGGAATCCAATCATAGCTTTCCCACAGCTGCAGGCCAGGGGTGTTTAGGTCATAGAAATAGGTGAAGGCATAGACAATCAAGGCAAAGTCAATCAACCCCACCGTCAGGGCATACCAGCGGATTGGGCGTCCTTTGCCCGTGGCATCTGGAATGAAGGGAATCGCCAAGGCAGCCACAATCGGAAACAGGATAATTGTTGTCAGCCAAGGAAAGGTACTCATGGCAATCGTGTTTACTCCTCCAGCAGTTGGGAAAGAACTATGACCGGGGCTAGGCTTGCACTGAGAAGATGACAAATCCCAACACCGCCAGTAGCACAATTAGGGCATAGAATTGGGCACGGCCATTTTGGAAGTATTTCAGCCCTTCACCGGTGACCATCGTGACAAAACCCGTGAGGTTAACCACACCATCGACAACGTTGTAGTCCACTTCCAAAACCTGACGCGCCAAGCGCCGACAGCCTTTGATAAAGACTGCTTCATAGAGTTCATCGAAATACCACTTATGCAGTGAGAACTGGTACAGCGGTTGAATGGCTTTGGCGATCGCCTGCGGACGGGGGGTGCCCTTGACGTACATCAGGTAAGCCACAGTGATGCCAATCAGGCCAATCCCCACAGAGCTACCCCCAAGGATGAGGAACTCCGTCAAATCCACCGCGTGCTCCGCCACCCTCTCCTCACCAGGGGCATGAATAAAGGCCTCAAAGAGGTTGTTGAAGGGAGTGCCCACAAAGCCAATCAAAGTCGAGGGAATCGCTAGCACCACCAAAGGCAGCGTCATTGTCCAAGGAGATTCATGGGGTGCAGCAGCGTGGTGATCCTGGTGGGCATCGTGATCATGGTGCTCCTGTAGCTCTGGGGGCGCATTGCGGAACTTGCCCTCAAAGGTCATGAAGTACATGCGGAACATATAAAAGGCGGTTAAGCCAGCCGTGAACCACGTCAGCAGCCACATTGCCGGGTTGGCATGAAAGACGGCACCTAAAATTTCATCCTTTGACCAAAAGCCGGCAAAGGGAGGCACGCCAGAGATGGCCAAGCACCCCACTAGAAACGTTGCTCCCGTAATGGGCATATACTTGCGCAGACCCCCCATGTAGCGCATATCTTGAGCTAGGTCTGGGTTATGGCCAACCACCCCTTCCATGCTGTGAATCACTGACCCCGATCCCAGGAAGAGCATCGCTTTGAAGTAGGCATGGGTCATGAGGTGAAAGAGGCCAGCACTATAGGCCCCCACCCCCATCCCCATCACCAT encodes:
- a CDS encoding NAD(P)H-quinone oxidoreductase subunit 5 is translated as MEPLYQYAWLIPVLPLLGALIVGFGLIAFSETTSKLRRPSAIFIMALMAIAMVHSLSLFWSQVQGHAPYTQMIEWAAAGNLHIAMGYVIDPLAALMLVIVTTVAFLVMLYSDGYMAHDPGYVRFFAYLSLFGSSMLGLVVSPNLVQVYIFWELVGMCSYLLIGFWYDRKSAAEAAQKAFVTNRVGDFGLLLGMVGLFWATGTFDFAGMGDRLTDLVNSGLLSPSLAAILAILVFLGPVAKSAQFPLHVWLPDAMEGPTPISALIHAATMVAAGVFLIARMFPVFEQLPQVMTLIAWTGAFTAFMGATIAITQNDIKKSLAYSTISQLGYMVMGMGVGAYSAGLFHLMTHAYFKAMLFLGSGSVIHSMEGVVGHNPDLAQDMRYMGGLRKYMPITGATFLVGCLAISGVPPFAGFWSKDEILGAVFHANPAMWLLTWFTAGLTAFYMFRMYFMTFEGKFRNAPPELQEHHDHDAHQDHHAAAPHESPWTMTLPLVVLAIPSTLIGFVGTPFNNLFEAFIHAPGEERVAEHAVDLTEFLILGGSSVGIGLIGITVAYLMYVKGTPRPQAIAKAIQPLYQFSLHKWYFDELYEAVFIKGCRRLARQVLEVDYNVVDGVVNLTGFVTMVTGEGLKYFQNGRAQFYALIVLLAVLGFVIFSVQA